One stretch of Punica granatum isolate Tunisia-2019 chromosome 5, ASM765513v2, whole genome shotgun sequence DNA includes these proteins:
- the LOC116209473 gene encoding uncharacterized protein LOC116209473, whose product MYPRVKVREETRDDHDSGRQVPRKSPRSPPLGLKALDFLSIHDYQSPEQQHRVVFAECIARIPNSSASNAATRTNSMIEGKKDTSSNEDNKAQIRASSIPRPRAVLSSPDNDAMIGKKNRKATEHSSAPRNHNKLHNKNAHLQLAVPIENINTDASLKCTVPIETVNVNSSTGTRKPKGPAANNNSKHATPRVKKESASTNKINGQTCLRAGNPNIARF is encoded by the exons A TGTACCCGAGAGTGAAGGTGAGAGAAGAAACGAGAGATGATCACGACAGTGGACGACAGGTTCCTCGGAAGAGTCCGAGGAGTCCTCCTCTGGGCTTGAAAGCCCTCGACTTTTTATCTATTCACGATTATCAATCTCCAG AGCAGCAGCATCGAGTTGTTTTTGCAGAATGCATTGCAAGGATTCCAAATAGTTCTGCATCAAATGCAGCCACAAGAACCAACTCCATGATCGAAG gGAAGAAGGATACGAGCTCTAATGAGGATAATAAAGCACAAATCAGGGCGAGTTCTATCCCCCGTCCACGAGCTGTCTTGTCTAGTCCTG ATAATGATGCGATGATTGGAAAGAAGAACAGAAAAGCAACAGAACACTCATCGGCCCCGAGGAATCACAATAAGCTTCACAACAAGAATGCCCACTTGCAGTTGGCAGTCCCAATTGAGAACATAAACACTGACGCCTCATTGAAGTGTACAGTCCCAATTGAAACAGTCAATGTCAATAGCTCGACAGGCACAAGAAAGCCAAAGGGGCCTGCTGCTAACAATAACAGTAAGCATGCTACGCCTAGAGTGAAGAAAGAGTCGGCTTCTACTAACAAGATCAACGGGCAGACGTGTCTTAGAGCAGGGAATCCGAACATTGCTAGGTTTTAA
- the LOC116208423 gene encoding nuclear transport factor 2-like isoform X2 encodes MAAAFPIPLTAAQIGTYFVGQYYQILQQQPEIVHQFYSDASTVLRIDGHTRETATAMLQIHSLIMSISYTGVEIKTIHSLESWSGGVLVMISGSVQLKNFNGSRKFMQTFFLAPQETGFFILNDIFHFFEEEQAHHHHHHHPTVLLAQNNLNAKLSAPPSNQDSVPSYMLSREVLAREFAPAEVKENGPVDNFNVLPEQPQQQVPESENIHEGSLAVESNGPTQNAANNAVQDHSSASVDEVSGEQHKHTYASILRVVKGQSPPSVGPPTSASSKNLQPAASEWDQILEPVNQQSAASPTAYERSEAEAAEEVAGFEDGELKSVYVRNLPSTVSESEIEEEFRKFGRIRTDGVVIRGRKDLGVCYAFVEFEDMVGVHDAVKAATAQVAGRQVYIEERRPNSNIPSRSRRGRGRGNYQSESSRTRFGSRNLNRGSASAREGGDREYNRSRGNGFYRPNHRQERGSSGQQISSRSGQNPQE; translated from the exons ATGGCGGCCGCCTTCCCCATTCCGCTTACTGCTGCTCAG ATTGGTACATATTTTGTGGGGCAGTACTATCAAATTCTGCAGCAACAGCCAGAGATAGTGCACCAGTTCTACTCTGATGCCAGCACCGTGCTCCGTATTGATGGTCATACTAGGGAAACTGCCACAGCAATGCTG CAAATCCACTCGCTTATCATGTCCATCAGTTACACCGGAGTCGAAATTAAGACAATACATTCGCTGGAGTCATGGAGTGGTGGTGTTCTCGTGATGATATCAGGCTCTGTGCAGCTTAAGAATTTCAATGGAAGCAGAAAGTTCATGCAGACATTCTTTCTTGCACCACAGGAGACGGGGTTtttcattctcaatgatatttttcacttttttgaAGAGGAGCAAGCTCATCaccaccatcatcatcatccaacAGTTTTGTTAGCTCAGAACAATCTTAATGCCAAGCTCAGTGCTCCTCCTTCTAATCAGGATTCAG TTCCATCCTATATGCTGAGTCGAGAAGTCCTGGCAAGAGAGTTTGCTCCTGCTGaagtaaaagaaaatggaCCTGTTGACAATTTCAATGTATTACCAGAACAGCCGCAACAGCAAGTTCCTGAGTCGGAAAATATTCATGAGGGCAGTCTTGCAGTAGAGTCAAATGGGCCTACTCAGAATGCTGCAAATAATGCTGTTCAGGATCACTCATCTGCCTCGGTTGATGAGGTCTCTGGAGAACAACATAAGCACACCTATGCTTCAATA TTACGTGTGGTCAAGGGGCAATCTCCTCCATCTGTGGGTCCCCCGACTTCTGCTAGCAGCAAGAATCTCCAGCCTGCAGCTTCAGAATGGGACCAGATTCTGGAACCAGTGAATCAGCAATCAGCTGCATCTCCAACTGCGTATGAGAGGTCGGAAGCTGAGGCAGCAGAGGAGGTCGCTGGCTTCGAAGAT GGGGAATTAAAATCGGTCTACGTGAGGAACTTGCCGTCTACTGTATCTGAATCTGAGATTGAGGAGGAATTCAGAAAGTTCGGGAGAATCAGGACCGATGGTGTGGTCATTCGTGGTCGCAAG GATCTAGGAGTCTGCTATGCATTTGTGGAATTTGAAGACATGGTTGGTGTTCATGATGCAGTAAAG GCGGCCACCGCACAGGTTGCAGGACGACAGGTGTACATTGAAGAGCGTAGACCCAACAGCAACATCCCTTCTCGTTCGA GGAGGGGAAGAGGCAGAGGAAACTACCAATCAGAGTCTTCGAGGACCCGATTCGGGTCTCGGAACTTAAACAGGGGAAGTGCTAGTGCCCGTGAGGGAGGTGACAGAGAGTACAACAGATCGAGAGGGAACGGATTTTACAGGCCAAATCACCGGCAAGAACGAGGCAGCTCGGGCCAGCAGATATCATCAAGAAGTGGGCAAAACCCACAAGAGTAG
- the LOC116208423 gene encoding nuclear transport factor 2-like isoform X1, whose amino-acid sequence MAAAFPIPLTAAQIGTYFVGQYYQILQQQPEIVHQFYSDASTVLRIDGHTRETATAMLQIHSLIMSISYTGVEIKTIHSLESWSGGVLVMISGSVQLKNFNGSRKFMQTFFLAPQETGFFILNDIFHFFEEEQAHHHHHHHPTVLLAQNNLNAKLSAPPSNQDSVPSYMLSREVLAREFAPAEVKENGPVDNFNVLPEQPQQQVPESENIHEGSLAVESNGPTQNAANNAVQDHSSASVDEVSGEQHKHTYASILRVVKGQSPPSVGPPTSASSKNLQPAASEWDQILEPVNQQSAASPTAYERSEAEAAEEVAGFEDEGELKSVYVRNLPSTVSESEIEEEFRKFGRIRTDGVVIRGRKDLGVCYAFVEFEDMVGVHDAVKAATAQVAGRQVYIEERRPNSNIPSRSRRGRGRGNYQSESSRTRFGSRNLNRGSASAREGGDREYNRSRGNGFYRPNHRQERGSSGQQISSRSGQNPQE is encoded by the exons ATGGCGGCCGCCTTCCCCATTCCGCTTACTGCTGCTCAG ATTGGTACATATTTTGTGGGGCAGTACTATCAAATTCTGCAGCAACAGCCAGAGATAGTGCACCAGTTCTACTCTGATGCCAGCACCGTGCTCCGTATTGATGGTCATACTAGGGAAACTGCCACAGCAATGCTG CAAATCCACTCGCTTATCATGTCCATCAGTTACACCGGAGTCGAAATTAAGACAATACATTCGCTGGAGTCATGGAGTGGTGGTGTTCTCGTGATGATATCAGGCTCTGTGCAGCTTAAGAATTTCAATGGAAGCAGAAAGTTCATGCAGACATTCTTTCTTGCACCACAGGAGACGGGGTTtttcattctcaatgatatttttcacttttttgaAGAGGAGCAAGCTCATCaccaccatcatcatcatccaacAGTTTTGTTAGCTCAGAACAATCTTAATGCCAAGCTCAGTGCTCCTCCTTCTAATCAGGATTCAG TTCCATCCTATATGCTGAGTCGAGAAGTCCTGGCAAGAGAGTTTGCTCCTGCTGaagtaaaagaaaatggaCCTGTTGACAATTTCAATGTATTACCAGAACAGCCGCAACAGCAAGTTCCTGAGTCGGAAAATATTCATGAGGGCAGTCTTGCAGTAGAGTCAAATGGGCCTACTCAGAATGCTGCAAATAATGCTGTTCAGGATCACTCATCTGCCTCGGTTGATGAGGTCTCTGGAGAACAACATAAGCACACCTATGCTTCAATA TTACGTGTGGTCAAGGGGCAATCTCCTCCATCTGTGGGTCCCCCGACTTCTGCTAGCAGCAAGAATCTCCAGCCTGCAGCTTCAGAATGGGACCAGATTCTGGAACCAGTGAATCAGCAATCAGCTGCATCTCCAACTGCGTATGAGAGGTCGGAAGCTGAGGCAGCAGAGGAGGTCGCTGGCTTCGAAGATGAAG GGGAATTAAAATCGGTCTACGTGAGGAACTTGCCGTCTACTGTATCTGAATCTGAGATTGAGGAGGAATTCAGAAAGTTCGGGAGAATCAGGACCGATGGTGTGGTCATTCGTGGTCGCAAG GATCTAGGAGTCTGCTATGCATTTGTGGAATTTGAAGACATGGTTGGTGTTCATGATGCAGTAAAG GCGGCCACCGCACAGGTTGCAGGACGACAGGTGTACATTGAAGAGCGTAGACCCAACAGCAACATCCCTTCTCGTTCGA GGAGGGGAAGAGGCAGAGGAAACTACCAATCAGAGTCTTCGAGGACCCGATTCGGGTCTCGGAACTTAAACAGGGGAAGTGCTAGTGCCCGTGAGGGAGGTGACAGAGAGTACAACAGATCGAGAGGGAACGGATTTTACAGGCCAAATCACCGGCAAGAACGAGGCAGCTCGGGCCAGCAGATATCATCAAGAAGTGGGCAAAACCCACAAGAGTAG